DNA from Babesia microti strain RI apicoplast complete genome:
TTATTAATAAGAATAAAAGGAAATTATTTATATTGCTTTTTTATAAATAAAAAAATATAATATGAAAATAAATAATAAAATATTTTTATTTAAAAATTTAAAATTAATAAAAAATAATTGTAAATTAATAAAATTTAAAAATAAAAAATTATCATTAACTAAAAAAAAAATATTTTCTA
Protein-coding regions in this window:
- the BmE gene encoding hypothetical protein, whose protein sequence is MNNKIFLFKNLKLIKNNCKLIKFKNKKLSLTKKKIFSKILKNLGILNIF